The Anaerolineae bacterium genome contains a region encoding:
- a CDS encoding CBS domain-containing protein — MIIARDIMNTNLITVTPDMDISRAAKILFDNRINGVPVVDDNGGLVGILCQSDLITQQKKLPIPTIFTFLDGLIRLTSVKQIEKQVRKIAALTVLEAMTPKPVTVRPDTGLETVAALMVDSNFHTLPVVEDSCLVGIIGKADVLRTLISATESH, encoded by the coding sequence ATGATTATTGCCAGAGACATCATGAACACCAACCTGATTACCGTCACCCCTGATATGGATATTTCCAGGGCAGCCAAAATCCTTTTTGATAACCGGATTAACGGCGTACCGGTAGTGGACGATAACGGAGGTTTGGTGGGCATTCTGTGCCAAAGCGATCTTATTACCCAGCAGAAAAAGCTGCCGATCCCCACTATTTTTACTTTCCTTGACGGCCTCATCCGGCTGACATCTGTGAAACAGATCGAAAAGCAGGTCCGTAAAATCGCCGCCCTCACGGTTTTGGAAGCAATGACGCCTAAGCCGGTCACGGTCCGGCCGGACACCGGACTCGAAACCGTTGCGGCCCTGATGGTAGACAGCAATTTTCATACCCTGCCGGTGGTCGAAGACTCTTGTCTGGTGGGAATCATCGGCAAGGCGGATGTTCTTCGCACCCTTATATCCGCCACTGAAAGCCACTGA